The following proteins are encoded in a genomic region of Variovorax paradoxus:
- a CDS encoding ArsR/SmtB family transcription factor, giving the protein MRTTSSSTASATSADFQLARLAGAIAEPARARMLSCLMDGHARTATELAAVAEVAASTASAHLARLKDERLVELLVQGKHRYFRLAGDNVAAALESLMVVAGAPCAAAFAPSTPSRLRTARTCYDHMAGTAGVALHDRLHAQGWLSGLQSGSYELTPDGAVALESLGVEVDAVRRSRRRFACACLDWSERRPHLGGALGAAWLQLSLRRGWVRQALDSRELALTPKALREMPELFA; this is encoded by the coding sequence ATGCGCACGACGTCTTCCTCCACCGCATCCGCGACGAGCGCGGATTTCCAGCTGGCCCGCCTGGCCGGTGCCATTGCCGAGCCGGCACGTGCACGCATGCTCAGCTGCCTGATGGACGGGCACGCGCGCACGGCGACCGAACTGGCCGCGGTGGCCGAGGTCGCCGCATCCACCGCGAGCGCGCACTTGGCGCGGCTGAAGGATGAACGGCTGGTCGAACTTCTGGTGCAGGGCAAGCACCGCTACTTCCGCCTGGCCGGCGACAACGTGGCCGCGGCGCTCGAAAGCCTGATGGTGGTGGCGGGCGCACCGTGCGCGGCGGCGTTCGCGCCGAGCACGCCGAGCCGGCTGCGCACCGCACGCACCTGTTACGACCACATGGCCGGCACCGCCGGCGTTGCGCTGCACGACCGTTTGCATGCGCAAGGCTGGCTCAGCGGCTTGCAGAGTGGCTCGTACGAACTCACGCCCGATGGCGCGGTGGCGTTGGAGAGCCTGGGCGTCGAGGTCGATGCGGTGCGCCGATCGCGGCGGCGCTTTGCCTGCGCATGCCTCGACTGGAGCGAACGCCGGCCGCATCTGGGCGGTGCGCTCGGCGCGGCGTGGCTTCAGCTGTCGCTGCGCCGCGGATGGGTGCGCCAGGCGCTAGACAGCCGCGAACTGGCGCTCACGCCCAAGGCGTTGCGCGAGATGCCGGAGCTCTTCGCCTGA
- a CDS encoding Bug family tripartite tricarboxylate transporter substrate binding protein: MPSSSPASLSRRNFNAWMASAAAIAGAGQAALWPRSAGAAEPQLISKLRIVIPANEGGGWDQTGRALGAALVASGAAGEVVYENIGGKGGTIGLAKYVEKYDADPDTLLMSGMVMVGAVALQKPPVTMAQVAPVARLTSDYEVVAVKADSPIKTPKDLIAQLRADAAKTVIAGGSAGGVDHMYAGMLARVAGNTAGLVYQPYPGGAQVVEALVTGKAVAGISGFSEFSESLASGKLRAIGVSSKRPFLGIPSVREQGVDADLANWRGVLTGKKVPAERKAVLLEAVHRATTADVWNKTIKRNNWDSFWMAGKDFESFLELDLAMAGPMIYLLKLKA, encoded by the coding sequence ATGCCCAGTTCGTCGCCTGCGAGCCTGTCTCGCCGCAACTTCAATGCATGGATGGCGAGCGCAGCCGCCATCGCAGGCGCCGGTCAGGCCGCGCTGTGGCCCCGCTCGGCGGGTGCCGCCGAGCCGCAGCTCATTTCGAAGCTGCGCATCGTCATTCCCGCCAACGAAGGCGGCGGCTGGGACCAGACCGGCCGCGCACTCGGCGCGGCGCTGGTCGCCTCGGGTGCGGCGGGCGAGGTGGTCTACGAAAACATCGGCGGCAAGGGCGGCACCATCGGCCTCGCCAAGTACGTCGAGAAATACGATGCCGACCCCGACACGCTGCTGATGAGCGGCATGGTCATGGTGGGCGCGGTGGCACTGCAGAAGCCGCCCGTCACCATGGCGCAGGTCGCGCCCGTGGCGCGCCTCACCAGCGACTACGAAGTGGTGGCGGTCAAGGCCGATTCGCCCATCAAGACGCCCAAGGACCTGATCGCCCAACTGCGCGCCGATGCAGCCAAGACGGTCATCGCCGGCGGTTCGGCGGGCGGCGTCGACCACATGTACGCCGGCATGCTGGCGCGCGTGGCCGGCAATACCGCGGGCCTGGTCTACCAGCCCTACCCGGGCGGCGCGCAAGTGGTCGAGGCACTCGTCACGGGCAAGGCGGTGGCGGGCATCTCGGGCTTCAGCGAATTCAGCGAGAGCCTCGCCAGCGGCAAGCTGCGCGCGATTGGCGTGTCGTCGAAGCGGCCGTTCCTCGGCATTCCGTCGGTGCGCGAGCAGGGTGTGGATGCCGACCTCGCCAACTGGCGCGGCGTGCTCACCGGCAAGAAAGTGCCGGCCGAGCGCAAGGCCGTGCTGCTCGAGGCCGTGCACCGTGCCACCACCGCCGACGTCTGGAACAAGACCATCAAGCGCAACAACTGGGACTCGTTCTGGATGGCCGGCAAGGACTTCGAGAGCTTCCTCGAGCTCGACCTGGCCATGGCCGGGCCGATGATCTATTTGCTGAAGCTCAAGGCCTGA
- a CDS encoding AMP nucleosidase: MPHMPTFVAPARFTDATAALEQVKSIYQGGLSHLRESMLRFVAGEALPGRVRACYPFVRVHTHTVSRHTPPANAGLSYGFVAGPGRYETTLTRPDLFSRYYLDQFRLLLENHQVEIEVGTSTQPIPIHFSFAENDHIEGTMSDERRALMRDVFDLPDLGVMDDGIANGTYEAQAGEAQPLSLFTAARVDYSLHRLRHYTGTAPEWFQNFVLFTNYQFYIDEFVRLGHEAMADEKSEYIAFIEPGNVITRRRGLPAGASTNFASLLDGSQGTAPPRLPQMPGYHLVREDCSGISMVNIGVGPANAKTITDHIAVLRPHAWMMLGHCAGLRNAQQLGDYVLAHAYVREDHVLDEELPLWVPIPALSEIQLALEKAVADVTRYTGPDLKKIMRTGTVASTDNRNWELLPGNQPQRRFSQSRAVALDMESATIAANGFRFRVPYGTLLCVSDKPLHGEIKLPGMANHFYRERVEQHLRIGMRAIDILREQGSTRLHSRKLRSFAEVAFQ; encoded by the coding sequence ATGCCCCACATGCCCACTTTCGTTGCTCCCGCCCGCTTCACCGACGCCACCGCGGCCTTGGAGCAGGTCAAGTCCATCTACCAGGGCGGCCTTTCGCACCTGAGGGAATCGATGCTGCGCTTCGTCGCCGGCGAGGCATTGCCCGGGCGGGTGCGGGCCTGCTACCCCTTCGTGCGGGTGCACACGCACACAGTGTCGCGCCACACGCCGCCGGCCAATGCCGGCCTGAGCTACGGCTTTGTCGCCGGGCCGGGCCGCTACGAGACCACGCTGACGCGGCCCGACCTTTTCTCGCGCTACTACCTCGACCAGTTCCGGCTGCTGCTCGAAAACCACCAGGTCGAGATCGAAGTCGGCACCAGCACGCAGCCGATTCCGATCCATTTCTCGTTTGCCGAAAACGACCACATCGAAGGCACGATGAGCGACGAGCGGCGCGCCCTGATGCGTGACGTGTTCGACCTGCCCGACCTGGGCGTGATGGACGACGGCATTGCCAACGGCACCTACGAAGCACAGGCCGGCGAGGCGCAGCCGCTGTCGCTCTTCACGGCGGCGCGCGTGGACTACTCGCTGCACCGCCTGCGGCACTACACCGGCACCGCGCCCGAGTGGTTCCAGAACTTCGTGCTGTTCACCAACTACCAGTTCTACATCGACGAGTTCGTGCGGCTGGGCCACGAGGCCATGGCCGACGAGAAGAGCGAGTACATCGCCTTCATCGAGCCCGGCAACGTGATCACGCGCCGGCGCGGCCTGCCTGCGGGCGCAAGCACCAACTTTGCCAGCCTGCTCGACGGCAGCCAGGGCACCGCCCCGCCGCGCCTGCCGCAGATGCCGGGCTACCACCTGGTGCGCGAAGACTGCAGCGGCATCAGCATGGTGAATATCGGTGTGGGGCCCGCCAATGCCAAGACCATCACCGACCACATCGCGGTGCTGCGCCCCCATGCCTGGATGATGCTGGGCCACTGCGCGGGCCTGCGCAATGCGCAACAGCTCGGCGACTACGTGCTGGCCCACGCCTATGTGCGCGAGGACCACGTGCTGGACGAGGAGCTGCCGTTGTGGGTGCCGATTCCGGCCCTGTCGGAAATCCAGCTCGCACTGGAAAAAGCGGTGGCCGACGTTACGCGCTATACCGGCCCCGACCTGAAGAAGATCATGCGAACCGGCACCGTGGCGAGCACCGACAACCGCAACTGGGAGCTGCTGCCCGGCAACCAGCCGCAGCGCCGCTTCAGCCAGAGCCGCGCGGTGGCGCTCGACATGGAAAGCGCCACCATCGCCGCCAATGGCTTCCGTTTTCGGGTGCCCTACGGCACGCTGTTGTGCGTGAGCGACAAGCCGCTGCACGGCGAGATCAAGCTGCCGGGCATGGCCAACCACTTCTATCGCGAGCGGGTGGAGCAGCACCTTCGCATCGGCATGCGGGCGATCGACATCCTTCGCGAGCAAGGGTCGACCCGGCTGCACAGCCGCAAGCTCCGAAGCTTCGCGGAGGTCGCTTTTCAGTAA
- a CDS encoding ketopantoate reductase family protein, which translates to MKVAVMGAGAVGCYYGAMLARAGHEVVLIGRPSHVEAVRANGLRLETQAFDAHVRLDASTEASAVRGAGLVLFCVKSTDTELAAAEIEPHLAADALVLTLQNGVDNDERVRSVLPRHEVAAAVVYVATEMAGPGHVRHHGRGELVIAPSRTSEQVAQHLAAAGVPTQISGNVRGSLWAKLVLNCAYNALSAITQLPYGELVKGQGVVDVIRDVVAECLAVAKAEGVVIPGDTDAAVRGIAQSMPSQYSSTAQDLARGKPSEIDHLNGLVVRRGEVLGVPTPANRVLLVLVKLLEGKRQQKSIV; encoded by the coding sequence ATGAAGGTCGCAGTGATGGGCGCCGGCGCAGTCGGCTGCTACTACGGCGCCATGCTGGCGCGCGCCGGCCACGAGGTGGTGCTGATCGGCCGGCCGTCGCATGTGGAGGCCGTCCGAGCGAACGGGCTGCGGCTGGAGACCCAGGCTTTCGATGCGCATGTGAGGCTCGATGCAAGCACCGAGGCGAGCGCGGTGCGGGGCGCCGGCCTGGTGCTGTTCTGCGTGAAGTCCACCGACACCGAACTGGCTGCGGCCGAGATCGAGCCGCATCTTGCGGCCGATGCGCTGGTGCTGACGCTGCAGAACGGCGTCGACAACGACGAGCGCGTGCGCTCGGTGCTGCCGCGCCACGAGGTGGCCGCTGCCGTGGTCTACGTGGCCACCGAGATGGCGGGGCCGGGCCATGTGAGGCACCACGGCCGAGGCGAACTGGTGATCGCGCCTTCGCGTACCAGCGAACAGGTGGCGCAGCATCTCGCCGCCGCCGGCGTGCCCACGCAAATTTCCGGCAACGTGCGCGGCTCGCTCTGGGCCAAGCTGGTTCTGAACTGCGCCTACAACGCGCTGTCGGCCATCACGCAACTGCCCTATGGCGAGCTGGTGAAGGGTCAGGGCGTGGTCGATGTCATCCGCGACGTGGTCGCCGAATGCCTCGCCGTCGCGAAAGCCGAAGGCGTCGTCATTCCCGGCGACACCGACGCCGCCGTGCGTGGCATTGCGCAGTCGATGCCCTCGCAATATTCATCGACGGCGCAGGACCTGGCACGCGGCAAGCCGAGCGAAATCGACCATCTCAACGGGCTCGTCGTGCGGCGCGGCGAGGTGCTTGGCGTACCCACGCCCGCCAACCGGGTGCTGCTCGTGCTGGTGAAACTGCTCGAAGGCAAGCGGCAGCAGAAGTCGATTGTCTAG
- the gorA gene encoding glutathione-disulfide reductase: protein MRTFDFDLFVIGGGSGGVRAARMAAQHGARVGLAEAADLGGTCVNVGCIPKKLYSYAAGYAESFEEAAGYGWKLPEAPQFDWGRLKTQRAKEIERLNGVYASLLKNSGVRLITGWAQLVDAHTVEVDGQRHTARHLLVATGGTPFVPEIPGREHIATSDAMFDLDPFPKRLLVVGGGYIACEFASIFNGLGSQVTQLHRRAHLLTGFDDDVRQFVANEMGKAGIDVRLNVEAASIARGPGGLVVTLARGQQVEADTVLFATGRVPNTQGLGLEAAGVALDKRGAIAVDANYRSSVPSIYAVGDVSTRVHLTPVALAEAMVVVDALFGQGKRKLDYEYIPTAVFTHPNIGTCGYTEIDARTRFGNVTVFSSEFKSLRHTLSGRSERTFMKLVVEKSTDRVVGLHMVGADAGEIVQGFAVAMRAGATKALFDGTVGIHPTAAEEFVTMREPMPG from the coding sequence ATGCGCACATTCGACTTCGACCTTTTCGTCATCGGCGGCGGCAGCGGCGGCGTACGGGCAGCGCGCATGGCGGCGCAGCACGGCGCGCGCGTAGGCCTGGCCGAAGCGGCGGACCTTGGCGGCACCTGCGTCAACGTGGGTTGCATTCCGAAAAAGCTCTACAGCTACGCCGCCGGCTATGCCGAATCGTTCGAGGAAGCCGCAGGCTACGGATGGAAGCTGCCGGAGGCACCGCAGTTCGACTGGGGCCGCCTCAAGACGCAGCGCGCCAAGGAGATCGAGCGGCTCAACGGCGTGTATGCCTCGCTGCTGAAGAATTCGGGCGTCAGGCTGATCACCGGCTGGGCGCAGCTGGTCGACGCCCACACGGTGGAAGTCGACGGCCAGCGCCACACGGCGCGCCACCTGCTCGTTGCCACCGGAGGCACGCCTTTCGTGCCGGAGATTCCGGGGCGCGAGCACATTGCCACCTCGGACGCGATGTTCGACCTGGATCCGTTTCCGAAGCGGCTGCTGGTGGTGGGCGGCGGCTATATCGCCTGCGAGTTCGCATCGATCTTCAACGGCCTGGGGTCCCAGGTGACGCAGCTGCATCGCCGCGCACACCTGCTCACCGGCTTCGACGACGACGTGCGGCAGTTCGTGGCAAACGAAATGGGCAAGGCCGGCATCGACGTGCGGCTCAACGTCGAAGCCGCGTCGATTGCGCGCGGCCCCGGCGGGCTGGTCGTCACCCTGGCTCGCGGCCAGCAGGTCGAGGCCGACACGGTGCTCTTTGCCACCGGCCGGGTGCCGAACACGCAGGGGCTCGGCCTGGAGGCGGCGGGCGTTGCTCTCGACAAGCGCGGCGCGATTGCGGTCGATGCGAACTACCGCAGCTCGGTACCGTCGATCTACGCGGTGGGCGACGTTTCCACCCGCGTGCACCTCACGCCGGTCGCGCTGGCCGAGGCCATGGTGGTGGTCGATGCGTTGTTCGGACAGGGCAAGCGCAAGCTCGACTACGAATACATTCCAACCGCCGTTTTCACCCACCCGAACATCGGCACCTGCGGCTACACCGAGATCGATGCGCGCACCAGATTCGGCAACGTGACGGTGTTCTCGAGCGAGTTCAAGTCGCTGCGCCACACGCTCTCCGGCCGCAGCGAGCGCACCTTCATGAAACTCGTCGTGGAGAAGTCCACCGATCGCGTGGTCGGCCTGCACATGGTGGGCGCCGATGCGGGCGAAATCGTGCAGGGCTTCGCGGTGGCGATGCGCGCGGGCGCGACCAAGGCGCTGTTCGACGGCACCGTGGGCATCCATCCCACGGCGGCCGAAGAATTCGTGACGATGCGCGAACCGATGCCGGGCTAG